The Rhodococcus triatomae genome includes a window with the following:
- a CDS encoding acetylornithine transaminase codes for MSGTFEIQQRWETSLMDNYGVPKVALARGEGAVLTDVDGRNYLDLLGGIAVNILGHGHPAVVEAVTRQLATLGHVSNLYASEPVVTLAERLLALLGAPGRAFFCNSGTEANEAAFKLARLTGRPKIIAAQNAFHGRTMGALALTGQPDKRVPFEPMPPGVEHVPYGDVAALEAAVDDRTAAVFLEPIMGEYGVVVPPEGYLVAAREITARHGALLVLDEIQTGIARTGWFYAHQAHGIVPDVITLAKGLGGGMPIGAVLATGPAAQFFGPGKHGTTFGGNPVCAAAALAVLDTITEQDLVSRADALGKHVTYGIEALGHPLVDHVRGAGLLLGIVLTDQVGPAVEAAARDAGFLVNAARPDVIRLAPPLVLSDEQADSFVAALPAILDAAGSPATQEGN; via the coding sequence ATGAGTGGCACCTTCGAGATCCAGCAGCGGTGGGAGACCTCGCTGATGGACAACTACGGAGTTCCGAAGGTCGCGCTCGCACGCGGCGAGGGCGCCGTGCTCACCGACGTGGACGGCAGGAACTACCTCGATCTGCTCGGCGGTATCGCGGTCAACATCCTCGGCCACGGACACCCCGCCGTCGTCGAGGCCGTCACCCGGCAGCTTGCGACCCTCGGGCACGTGTCGAACCTGTACGCCAGCGAGCCGGTGGTGACCTTGGCGGAGCGGCTCCTCGCGCTGCTGGGGGCGCCGGGACGCGCGTTCTTCTGCAATTCGGGTACCGAGGCCAACGAGGCCGCGTTCAAGCTGGCCCGGCTCACCGGCCGGCCGAAGATCATCGCCGCACAGAACGCGTTCCACGGCCGCACGATGGGTGCCCTCGCGCTCACCGGGCAGCCGGACAAGCGCGTGCCGTTCGAGCCGATGCCTCCCGGTGTCGAGCACGTGCCCTACGGGGACGTCGCGGCGCTCGAGGCCGCCGTCGACGACCGGACGGCCGCAGTGTTCCTCGAACCGATCATGGGGGAGTACGGCGTCGTGGTTCCCCCGGAGGGGTACCTGGTCGCCGCGCGGGAGATCACGGCACGACACGGCGCGCTGCTGGTGCTCGACGAGATCCAGACCGGCATCGCCCGAACCGGCTGGTTCTACGCGCACCAGGCGCACGGCATCGTTCCCGATGTGATCACCCTCGCCAAGGGGCTCGGCGGCGGAATGCCGATCGGTGCGGTGCTCGCCACCGGCCCGGCCGCGCAGTTCTTCGGACCGGGCAAGCACGGCACCACGTTCGGCGGCAATCCCGTGTGCGCCGCGGCGGCACTGGCGGTTCTCGACACGATCACCGAACAGGACCTCGTCTCGCGGGCGGACGCGCTCGGCAAGCACGTCACCTACGGGATCGAGGCGCTGGGCCATCCGCTCGTCGATCACGTGCGCGGCGCCGGCCTGCTGCTCGGCATCGTGTTGACCGACCAGGTCGGTCCTGCCGTCGAGGCGGCCGCGCGAGACGCCGGATTCCTCGTGAACGCCGCACGTCCCGACGTGATCCGGTTGGCGCCGCCACTCGTGCTCTCCGACGAGCAGGCGGATTCGTTCGTCGCGGCACTGCCGGCGATCCTCGACGCAGCGGGCTCCCCGGCGACGCAGGAAGGGAACTGA
- the argF gene encoding ornithine carbamoyltransferase: protein MTAHSTVKDTPVKNFLRDDDLTPAQQAEVLDIAARLKREPFSERPLEGPRGVGVIFEKNSTRTRFSFELGIAQLGGHAVVVDGQSTQLGREETLADTGRVLSRYLDAIVWRTFGQARLEQMAAGTTVPIVNALSDEFHPCQVLADLQTLRERKGDLKGLRLTYLGDGANNMAHSLLLGGVTAGIDVTIASPEGFAPKEWILDLARSRAAETGASIAVTSDPKAGAEGADALVTDTWTSMGQENDGLDRVGPFRPFQINESLLTHADDEAIVLHCLPAHRGEEVTDQVLDGPQSVVWDEAENRLHAQKALLVWLLAQRSPR, encoded by the coding sequence ATGACCGCGCACAGCACAGTGAAGGACACGCCAGTGAAGAACTTTCTGCGCGACGACGACCTCACCCCTGCGCAGCAGGCCGAGGTGCTCGACATCGCGGCCCGGCTCAAACGTGAGCCGTTCTCCGAGCGTCCGCTCGAGGGACCGCGCGGTGTCGGCGTCATCTTCGAGAAGAACTCGACGCGCACCCGGTTCTCTTTCGAGCTGGGCATCGCTCAACTCGGTGGACACGCGGTGGTGGTGGACGGCCAGAGCACCCAGCTCGGGCGGGAGGAGACCCTCGCGGACACCGGCCGGGTGTTGTCGAGATATCTCGACGCGATCGTGTGGCGCACGTTCGGACAGGCGCGGCTCGAGCAGATGGCCGCGGGCACCACGGTGCCGATCGTGAACGCGCTCTCCGACGAGTTCCATCCGTGCCAGGTGCTCGCCGACCTGCAGACCCTGCGCGAACGTAAGGGCGACCTGAAAGGTCTGCGGCTGACCTACCTCGGCGACGGCGCCAACAACATGGCGCATTCGTTGCTGCTCGGTGGTGTCACCGCAGGAATCGACGTGACGATCGCCAGTCCCGAAGGGTTCGCCCCGAAGGAGTGGATACTCGATCTCGCCCGGTCCCGCGCCGCGGAGACGGGGGCGTCGATCGCTGTCACCAGCGACCCGAAGGCCGGCGCGGAGGGTGCCGACGCCCTGGTGACCGACACGTGGACGTCGATGGGGCAGGAGAACGACGGACTCGACCGGGTCGGTCCGTTCCGGCCCTTCCAGATCAACGAGTCGTTGCTCACCCACGCCGACGACGAGGCGATCGTGCTGCACTGCCTGCCGGCGCATCGCGGCGAGGAAGTCACCGATCAGGTGCTCGACGGTCCGCAGAGCGTGGTCTGGGACGAGGCCGAGAACCGGCTGCACGCCCAGAAGGCGCTGCTCGTCTGGCTGCTGGCCCAACGGAGCCCACGGTGA
- a CDS encoding taurine ABC transporter substrate-binding protein has translation MNDTHTPRFGIRTLRLLAVALTGLLAVAGCSVDQNSQDAGKPTIRLAYQSFPSGDLVVKNNGWLEEALPDYNIRWTKFDSGADVNTAFVAGEVDFGAIGSSPVARGLSAPLNIPYQVAFVLDVAGDNEALVARDGTGIETVADLRGRKVGTAFASTAHYSLLAALGQAGVGADEVQLIDLQPQASLAAWERGDIDAVYTWLPTLDQLRESGTTLVSSRELATAGKPTLDLGVVATAFATEHPEAVDAWRRVQARALDTIANDPDAAASAVAAEIGITEEEAANQLSQGVFLSPAELTSPEWLGTEDAVGSLAVNLQAASQFLAEQNQIDAAPPLETFQDAIYVKGLPDVLDE, from the coding sequence ATGAACGACACCCACACCCCTCGATTCGGAATCCGCACGCTGCGGCTGCTCGCGGTGGCCCTCACCGGGCTGCTCGCCGTGGCCGGATGCTCGGTGGACCAGAACAGCCAGGATGCGGGCAAGCCCACCATCCGACTGGCCTACCAGTCGTTCCCGAGCGGCGACCTCGTCGTGAAGAACAACGGCTGGCTCGAGGAAGCGTTGCCGGACTACAACATTCGGTGGACGAAGTTCGACTCCGGCGCGGACGTCAACACCGCGTTCGTGGCCGGTGAGGTCGACTTCGGCGCGATCGGCTCGAGTCCCGTCGCGCGTGGGCTGTCGGCGCCGTTGAACATCCCGTACCAGGTCGCGTTCGTTCTCGACGTCGCCGGCGACAACGAGGCGCTGGTCGCGCGGGACGGCACGGGCATCGAGACCGTCGCCGACCTGCGCGGCCGCAAGGTGGGGACGGCGTTCGCCTCCACCGCGCACTACAGCCTGCTGGCGGCGCTCGGACAGGCTGGGGTCGGTGCCGACGAGGTCCAGCTGATCGATCTGCAGCCGCAGGCCTCCCTCGCCGCCTGGGAACGGGGCGACATCGACGCGGTCTACACCTGGCTGCCCACCCTGGATCAGCTCCGGGAGAGCGGAACCACCCTCGTCAGCAGTCGGGAACTCGCCACCGCCGGCAAGCCCACTCTGGACCTGGGAGTGGTGGCCACCGCGTTCGCCACCGAGCACCCCGAGGCCGTCGACGCCTGGCGACGGGTCCAGGCACGTGCCCTCGACACGATCGCGAACGATCCCGACGCCGCGGCATCCGCCGTCGCCGCCGAGATAGGCATCACCGAGGAGGAAGCAGCGAACCAGCTGTCCCAGGGCGTGTTCCTCTCCCCCGCGGAGCTGACCTCGCCGGAATGGCTGGGAACCGAGGACGCGGTCGGCTCCCTCGCCGTCAACCTGCAGGCAGCCTCCCAGTTCCTGGCCGAGCAGAACCAGATCGACGCCGCCCCTCCACTGGAGACGTTCCAGGACGCGATCTACGTGAAAGGACTTCCCGATGTCCTCGACGAGTGA
- a CDS encoding FAD-binding oxidoreductase translates to MTTRDGHGRAAGHEDVVRALSAVVGTANVLTDPATVTGYTTDWTGRYRSDVAVVVRPAGTDEVAQVLRLCHAADVPVTAQGGNTGLVGGGIPAPGAVLLSTRRLLGAPIVDAVGQTIEAAAGVTVAEADRAAREHGLRMGVDLASRESATLGGIVATNAGGIRMIRHGNTRRQLLGVEAVVADGRVLRRWQPLVKDNVGYDLPGLLCGSEGTLAVVTAVLMRLVGPAPPAQVVLAAVDRVDAAVEFCRRAARHGLTVEAAELMTAAGVGLVAGRTASALPAGGKAPFSILVEVSGGTTDDVVEILGAADDLVVDAVVDEAPGRRLWQIREGHTEAIARSSATPVVKLDVAVPLGTMGPVVDAITAGIAECAPGARCVQFGHFLDGNIHVNVLDVPPDLAGPVTETVFTLVARYRGSISAEHGIGRAKLPWLSLGREPVDIEVMRSIKHALDPRGILNPGVLFPAP, encoded by the coding sequence ATGACGACTCGGGACGGGCACGGACGGGCCGCCGGACACGAGGACGTCGTCCGGGCGCTCAGTGCCGTCGTGGGCACGGCGAACGTGCTCACCGACCCTGCGACGGTGACCGGGTACACCACCGACTGGACCGGTCGGTATCGCTCGGACGTCGCCGTGGTCGTCCGCCCCGCGGGGACCGACGAGGTGGCGCAGGTGCTGCGGCTGTGTCACGCCGCGGACGTACCGGTCACCGCACAGGGTGGGAACACGGGGCTCGTCGGCGGTGGGATACCCGCGCCGGGTGCGGTTCTGCTCAGCACGCGGCGCCTGCTCGGTGCGCCGATCGTGGACGCGGTAGGGCAGACGATCGAGGCCGCGGCCGGAGTCACCGTGGCAGAGGCGGATCGGGCGGCACGCGAGCACGGACTGCGGATGGGCGTGGATCTGGCCTCGCGGGAGAGCGCCACTCTCGGCGGGATCGTCGCGACCAACGCCGGAGGGATCCGGATGATCCGCCACGGCAACACGCGCAGGCAACTGCTCGGTGTGGAGGCGGTGGTGGCGGACGGACGCGTGCTGCGCCGATGGCAGCCCCTGGTCAAGGACAACGTCGGCTACGACCTGCCCGGCCTGCTGTGCGGGAGCGAAGGGACCCTCGCAGTCGTCACCGCGGTCCTCATGCGGCTGGTGGGCCCGGCGCCGCCGGCACAGGTCGTACTCGCTGCCGTCGACCGGGTGGACGCGGCTGTCGAGTTCTGCCGCCGTGCGGCGCGCCACGGGCTGACCGTCGAGGCGGCGGAGTTGATGACCGCGGCCGGGGTCGGCCTCGTCGCCGGACGCACCGCGTCGGCGCTGCCCGCAGGCGGGAAGGCCCCGTTCTCGATACTGGTCGAGGTGTCCGGCGGAACCACGGACGATGTGGTCGAGATCCTCGGCGCGGCCGACGATCTCGTCGTCGATGCGGTCGTGGACGAGGCGCCTGGACGTCGGCTCTGGCAGATCCGGGAAGGGCACACGGAAGCGATCGCTCGATCGTCGGCGACTCCCGTCGTCAAACTCGACGTCGCGGTTCCGCTCGGGACGATGGGTCCGGTCGTCGACGCGATCACGGCCGGGATCGCCGAGTGTGCCCCGGGTGCGCGCTGTGTCCAGTTCGGGCACTTCCTCGACGGCAACATCCACGTCAACGTTCTCGACGTACCGCCGGATCTGGCCGGGCCCGTCACCGAGACGGTGTTCACCCTGGTGGCCCGGTATCGCGGCAGCATCAGCGCCGAGCACGGGATCGGCCGGGCGAAGCTGCCGTGGCTGTCGCTCGGACGCGAGCCGGTCGACATCGAGGTCATGAGATCGATCAAGCACGCCCTGGATCCACGGGGCATTCTCAACCCCGGTGTGCTCTTCCCGGCACCGTGA
- the argC gene encoding N-acetyl-gamma-glutamyl-phosphate reductase codes for MTDQSRTPIRVAVAGASGYAGGELLRLLLGHPLYADGSLVIGALTAGGSAGSTLGSHHPHLLPLAERVLEGTSVQTLSGHDVVFLALPHGKSAQFARELPESTVIIDCGADFRLTDAAAWERYYQSPHAGSWPYGMPELPGARDRLRGATRIAVPGCYPTAASLALAPAVAAGIVEPRVHVVAVTGASGAGRAPKADLLAAEVMGSARAYGVGGAHRHTPEIAQNLSAAGGVDVSVSFTPVLVPMPRGILATCTAPTAVTAEHAREVYEKAYHDEPFVHVLPEGVFPQTSAVIGSNAVQIGVTVNADAGELVVIAAIDNLTKGTAGGAVQSMNLALGLPETAGLTTVGVAP; via the coding sequence ATGACGGACCAATCGCGCACACCGATCAGGGTCGCCGTGGCCGGCGCCAGCGGATATGCGGGCGGCGAGCTGCTGCGCCTGCTCCTCGGCCACCCGCTGTATGCGGACGGGTCGCTCGTGATCGGCGCGCTGACCGCGGGCGGTAGCGCCGGATCGACGCTCGGCAGTCACCACCCGCACCTGCTGCCGCTGGCCGAACGAGTGCTCGAGGGCACCTCGGTACAGACGCTCTCCGGGCACGACGTGGTGTTCCTCGCGCTCCCGCACGGCAAGTCTGCGCAGTTCGCGCGGGAACTGCCCGAGTCCACCGTCATCATCGACTGTGGCGCGGACTTCCGCCTCACCGACGCCGCGGCCTGGGAGCGGTACTACCAGAGCCCGCACGCGGGTAGTTGGCCGTACGGCATGCCGGAGCTGCCCGGCGCCCGGGACCGGTTGCGGGGCGCAACGCGCATCGCGGTTCCCGGCTGCTACCCGACGGCGGCGAGCCTCGCGCTCGCGCCCGCGGTCGCCGCGGGAATCGTCGAGCCACGGGTGCACGTGGTCGCGGTGACCGGAGCCTCCGGAGCGGGCCGCGCCCCGAAGGCTGATCTGCTCGCCGCCGAGGTGATGGGTTCGGCCCGCGCCTACGGCGTCGGCGGAGCGCACCGGCACACGCCCGAGATCGCGCAGAACCTCTCTGCCGCGGGTGGCGTCGACGTGTCGGTCTCGTTCACCCCCGTCCTCGTGCCCATGCCGCGGGGGATCCTCGCGACGTGCACCGCTCCCACGGCAGTGACTGCGGAACATGCCCGAGAGGTCTACGAAAAGGCTTACCACGACGAGCCTTTCGTGCATGTCCTCCCGGAAGGGGTGTTCCCTCAGACGAGTGCGGTGATCGGGTCCAACGCCGTGCAGATCGGCGTCACCGTGAACGCGGACGCGGGCGAACTCGTCGTGATCGCGGCGATCGACAATCTCACCAAGGGCACCGCAGGCGGTGCCGTCCAATCGATGAACCTCGCCCTCGGCTTGCCCGAGACCGCGGGCCTGACCACCGTGGGAGTAGCACCGTGA
- the argB gene encoding acetylglutamate kinase, with the protein MSAIAGITAHQKAHVLAEALPWLQAFRDKIVVVKYGGNAMIDEELKTAFAADMAFLRTVGIHPVVVHGGGPQITAMLQRLGLVGEFRGGFRVTTPEVMDVVRMVLFGQVGRELVGLINAHGPYAVGISGEDAHLFTATRRTVSVDGVPTDIGLVGDVTTVNPDAVLDLIGAGRIPVVSTIAPDQDGVVHNINADTAAAALAEAIGAEKLVVLTDVEGLYTDWPDRSSLATEIDVAALEQLLPTLDAGMVPKMEACLRAVRGGVPTAHVIDGRLAHSVLLELFTEEGIGTMVVPAGSGPAHNPVSQTRSAPIQGDVS; encoded by the coding sequence GTGAGCGCGATCGCGGGTATCACCGCGCACCAGAAGGCGCACGTCCTGGCTGAAGCGCTCCCGTGGCTGCAGGCGTTCCGGGACAAGATCGTGGTCGTCAAGTACGGCGGCAACGCCATGATCGACGAGGAACTGAAGACCGCCTTCGCCGCCGACATGGCCTTTCTCCGGACGGTGGGCATCCACCCCGTCGTGGTGCACGGCGGGGGCCCGCAGATCACGGCGATGCTGCAGCGGCTGGGCTTGGTCGGCGAGTTTCGCGGCGGATTCCGGGTCACCACACCGGAAGTCATGGACGTCGTGCGGATGGTGCTGTTCGGGCAGGTCGGACGCGAGCTCGTGGGTCTGATCAACGCTCACGGCCCGTATGCCGTCGGAATCTCCGGTGAGGACGCGCACCTGTTCACCGCCACCCGTCGGACGGTGTCGGTCGACGGCGTCCCGACCGACATCGGCCTCGTCGGTGACGTGACGACGGTCAACCCCGACGCCGTGCTCGACCTCATCGGCGCCGGCCGGATTCCGGTCGTGTCCACCATCGCCCCGGACCAGGACGGCGTCGTGCACAACATCAACGCCGATACCGCGGCAGCGGCGCTGGCGGAGGCGATCGGCGCCGAGAAGCTCGTGGTTCTCACCGACGTCGAAGGCCTCTACACGGACTGGCCGGATCGCAGTTCCCTCGCCACCGAGATCGACGTCGCGGCGCTGGAACAACTCCTGCCGACCCTCGATGCCGGGATGGTGCCGAAGATGGAGGCCTGCCTGCGGGCGGTGCGTGGCGGTGTGCCGACCGCGCACGTCATCGACGGACGACTCGCGCACTCGGTCCTGCTCGAGTTGTTCACCGAGGAGGGCATCGGCACCATGGTCGTGCCCGCCGGTTCCGGGCCTGCCCACAACCCTGTGAGCCAGACCCGTTCCGCCCCGATCCAGGGAGACGTTTCATGA
- a CDS encoding TauD/TfdA dioxygenase family protein, producing the protein MSLTLDTRTTDIPSATLTLDRFGPGFGAEVLGFDVAGASDAQIVALQAALVEHKVLVLRDQHLDDDAHIELGRRLGELTAGHPVHDSGDVAAEIYSLDSQDNGFADVWHTDVTFMRRPPLGSILRPVVLPPTGGDTNWADSQLAYESLSAPIRDLVDGLTAIHDGNREFGYYLEQRRGGQGNEWDGERVERLVPVEHPVVRVHPETGRKGLFVNPGFTSHIVGVSDAESRSILDLLYAHLTKPEHIVRHRWRLGDLVLWDNRSTAHYANRDYGTAHRVMHRITLRGDIPVGPRR; encoded by the coding sequence GTGAGTCTCACACTCGACACCCGCACCACCGACATTCCCTCGGCCACACTGACACTCGACCGGTTCGGACCCGGCTTCGGAGCCGAGGTCCTCGGCTTCGACGTCGCCGGTGCGAGCGATGCCCAGATCGTGGCGCTGCAAGCCGCGCTCGTCGAGCACAAGGTGCTCGTCCTCCGCGACCAGCACCTCGACGACGACGCACACATCGAGCTCGGGCGCCGCCTCGGCGAGCTGACCGCGGGTCATCCGGTTCACGACAGTGGGGACGTCGCCGCCGAAATCTATTCCCTCGACAGCCAGGACAACGGCTTCGCGGACGTCTGGCACACCGACGTCACCTTCATGCGGCGGCCACCCCTGGGATCGATCCTGCGCCCGGTCGTGCTTCCGCCCACCGGCGGCGACACGAACTGGGCGGACTCCCAACTGGCGTACGAATCGCTGTCCGCACCGATCCGGGATCTCGTCGACGGACTCACCGCAATCCACGACGGCAATCGCGAATTCGGGTACTACCTCGAGCAGCGACGCGGCGGGCAGGGCAACGAGTGGGACGGCGAGCGCGTCGAGCGGCTGGTTCCGGTCGAACACCCCGTGGTGCGGGTTCATCCCGAGACCGGCCGCAAGGGACTGTTCGTCAATCCGGGCTTCACGTCGCACATCGTCGGAGTCTCCGACGCCGAGAGCCGGAGCATCCTCGACCTCCTCTACGCCCACCTGACCAAGCCGGAGCACATCGTCCGGCACCGTTGGCGGCTCGGCGATCTGGTGCTGTGGGACAACCGGAGTACCGCCCACTACGCGAACCGCGACTACGGCACCGCGCATCGGGTGATGCACCGGATCACCCTGCGCGGCGACATCCCCGTCGGCCCGCGACGCTGA
- a CDS encoding ABC transporter ATP-binding protein, with translation MSSTSEHTGAPPAIGIGDVTHVYGEGREAVTALGPVSLTVPDGEFLVLVGASGCGKSTLLRLIAGFDTPTAGSLRVAGDTPTPGLTSGVVFQQPRLFPWRTVAGNVDLALKYAGVPRADRTDRRDELLERVGLEGTGARRIWEISGGQQQRVAIARALAGNTPLLLLDEPFAALDALTRERLQEDLRKVSAESGRTSVFVTHSADEAAFLASRIVVLTHRPGRVALDIPVDLPRNGVDPDELRGSPEYAALRAEVGHAVKAAATVTEPERIRS, from the coding sequence ATGTCCTCGACGAGTGAGCACACGGGCGCCCCTCCCGCGATCGGGATCGGGGACGTCACCCACGTCTACGGCGAGGGTCGCGAGGCCGTCACGGCGCTCGGTCCGGTCTCGCTGACGGTTCCCGACGGGGAGTTCCTCGTCCTCGTCGGCGCTTCGGGGTGCGGGAAGAGCACACTGCTCCGACTGATCGCCGGGTTCGACACCCCCACCGCGGGTTCCCTGCGGGTGGCCGGGGATACTCCCACGCCCGGCCTGACCTCGGGCGTCGTCTTCCAGCAACCGCGGCTGTTCCCCTGGCGAACCGTCGCGGGCAACGTGGACCTGGCGCTGAAGTACGCGGGCGTTCCCCGTGCCGACCGCACCGACCGACGCGACGAACTGCTCGAACGTGTCGGCCTGGAAGGTACCGGGGCGCGGCGAATCTGGGAGATCTCGGGCGGACAGCAGCAACGAGTCGCGATCGCCCGCGCCCTCGCGGGCAACACCCCGTTGCTGCTGCTCGACGAGCCGTTCGCCGCACTCGACGCCCTCACCCGGGAGAGGCTCCAGGAAGACCTGCGCAAGGTGAGCGCCGAGTCCGGACGCACGAGCGTCTTCGTCACGCACAGCGCGGACGAGGCAGCATTCCTCGCCTCGCGGATCGTCGTCCTCACCCATCGGCCGGGCCGGGTGGCCCTCGACATTCCGGTCGATCTCCCCCGCAACGGGGTCGACCCGGACGAGTTGCGCGGCTCACCCGAATACGCCGCGCTGCGCGCCGAGGTCGGGCACGCGGTCAAGGCCGCAGCCACCGTCACCGAACCGGAAAGGATCCGCTCGTGA
- the argJ gene encoding bifunctional glutamate N-acetyltransferase/amino-acid acetyltransferase ArgJ: MTAPAGFRAAGITAGIKANGNADLALVLNEGPELSAAGVFTANKVKAAPVLWSQQVLTTGRLRAVVLNSGGANACTGAPGFQDSHKTAEEVAAALSNWGTDTGAVEVAVCSTGLIGDRLPMDKLLPGVTEAVHELAGGLSGGTDAAYAIMTTDTVPKQAALHHSGKWNVGGMAKGAGMLAPALATMLCVITTDAVASAEQLDEALRAATRVSFDRLDVDGATSTNDTVLLLASGASNVAPSQEELTAAVTAVCDDLADQLMADAEGVTKRVRVTVRGAASEDEALIGARTVARDSLVKTAVFGSDPNWGRVLAAIGIAPIELDPDRITVSFNGSPVCIDGVGAPGAREVDLSGVDIDLDIDLRIGDAAVTIRTTDLSHGYVEENSAYSS; the protein is encoded by the coding sequence GTGACCGCGCCGGCCGGCTTCCGTGCGGCGGGTATCACGGCCGGGATCAAGGCGAACGGCAACGCCGACCTCGCGCTCGTCCTCAACGAGGGCCCGGAGCTCTCGGCCGCGGGCGTGTTCACGGCCAACAAGGTCAAGGCCGCGCCGGTGCTCTGGTCCCAGCAGGTGCTCACCACGGGACGGCTTCGTGCCGTGGTTCTCAATTCCGGCGGTGCCAATGCCTGTACCGGCGCACCGGGGTTCCAGGACTCCCACAAGACGGCGGAGGAAGTCGCAGCGGCCCTGAGCAATTGGGGAACGGACACCGGTGCTGTCGAAGTCGCAGTCTGCTCCACCGGGCTCATCGGCGACCGGTTGCCGATGGACAAGCTGCTGCCCGGCGTCACCGAGGCGGTGCACGAGCTCGCGGGCGGACTGTCCGGCGGCACCGATGCGGCCTACGCGATCATGACGACGGACACCGTGCCCAAGCAGGCGGCGCTGCACCATTCCGGCAAGTGGAACGTCGGCGGGATGGCCAAGGGTGCGGGCATGCTCGCGCCTGCCCTCGCCACCATGCTGTGTGTGATCACCACCGACGCGGTGGCCTCGGCGGAACAACTCGACGAGGCGCTGCGTGCCGCCACCAGGGTGAGCTTCGACCGCCTGGACGTGGACGGCGCGACGTCCACCAACGACACGGTGCTGCTCCTGGCATCCGGTGCGAGCAACGTCGCGCCGTCCCAGGAGGAGCTCACGGCAGCGGTCACCGCGGTGTGCGACGATCTCGCGGACCAGTTGATGGCGGACGCCGAGGGCGTCACGAAGCGGGTGCGGGTCACGGTACGTGGCGCGGCCTCCGAGGACGAGGCACTGATCGGCGCCAGGACCGTGGCCCGGGACAGCCTCGTCAAGACCGCGGTGTTCGGTTCCGATCCCAACTGGGGCCGGGTACTGGCAGCGATCGGTATCGCCCCGATCGAGCTCGATCCCGACCGGATCACGGTGTCCTTCAACGGAAGCCCCGTGTGTATCGACGGTGTCGGGGCTCCCGGAGCACGCGAGGTCGATCTGTCCGGGGTCGACATCGACCTGGACATCGACCTCCGGATCGGCGACGCCGCGGTGACCATCCGCACGACGGACCTCTCGCACGGGTACGTCGAAGAGAATTCGGCGTACTCGTCGTGA
- a CDS encoding ABC transporter permease has translation MSVSLDAPPDVTDPSPPPAPRRRRLRLAAHRVGLPLLSLALFLGLWQIAAASGTWNETFVPYPSTVWKAFVDFSTTHDGVRGYQGYLLWEHLYMTLRRVAIGVVIGVVLGVLLGLAMGTVSWIRSLLEPWLTFLRALPPLAYFFLLVIWLGIDEAPKITLLALAALPPAAVATTAAVLATPVTLVEAARALGASRVQVIRDVVAPSALPETFTGIRLSVGIAYSSVVAAELFNGIPGIGGAVKDASNYNNTPVVLVGIFAIGFSGLVIDGLLRALERRVVPWRGKA, from the coding sequence ATGTCCGTATCCCTGGACGCCCCACCCGACGTCACCGACCCGTCGCCTCCACCCGCGCCGCGGCGCCGCCGCCTCCGCCTCGCCGCCCATCGCGTCGGCCTGCCGTTGTTGTCGCTGGCGCTGTTCCTCGGCCTGTGGCAGATCGCTGCCGCGAGCGGAACGTGGAACGAGACGTTCGTGCCCTACCCCAGCACCGTCTGGAAGGCGTTCGTCGACTTCTCCACCACCCACGACGGCGTCCGCGGATACCAGGGCTACCTGCTGTGGGAACACCTCTACATGACGCTGCGACGCGTCGCGATCGGCGTCGTCATCGGCGTGGTTCTCGGTGTTCTCCTGGGCCTCGCCATGGGTACCGTCAGCTGGATTCGCTCACTCCTCGAGCCCTGGTTGACCTTCCTGCGTGCGCTCCCGCCCCTGGCCTACTTTTTCCTGCTGGTGATCTGGCTGGGCATCGACGAGGCACCGAAGATCACGCTCCTCGCACTGGCCGCGCTCCCACCCGCAGCGGTGGCGACGACCGCCGCGGTGCTCGCGACACCGGTCACTCTCGTCGAGGCCGCCCGGGCGCTCGGCGCGAGCCGGGTCCAGGTGATCCGTGACGTGGTCGCCCCGTCGGCGCTTCCGGAGACCTTCACCGGTATCCGGCTCTCGGTGGGGATCGCCTACTCGTCGGTGGTCGCCGCCGAACTGTTCAACGGAATCCCCGGCATCGGCGGCGCCGTCAAGGACGCCAGCAACTACAACAACACCCCGGTCGTCCTCGTCGGCATCTTCGCCATCGGGTTTTCCGGGCTCGTCATCGACGGACTGCTCCGCGCGCTCGAACGACGCGTCGTCCCCTGGAGAGGCAAGGCATGA